A single genomic interval of Bradyrhizobium sp. AZCC 1693 harbors:
- a CDS encoding DUF882 domain-containing protein: MLVGLARQYNLLALPKAGYRIGLTSLLLLAGAGSVHDATALNETRTLSFHHTHSDEDLTVTFKRDGRYDEEALKKINHFLRDWRSQDSTTMDRHLFDIIWEVYRDVDGKKPIQIISAYRSPATNAMLRRRSSGVARFSQHMLGHAMDFYIPDVPLEQIRAAGLRLQRGGVGFYPTSGSPFVHLDTGSVRHWPRMTHDQLARVFPDGRTVHLPSNGGPMKGYELARADIERRGNGSDAATVGKMPNLFAALFKGGKSNDEDDEGASVPAKPEKPAPASVTTAKSADPVPTPRAKPVGSTIQLASADAQIVSAAKAKPESRPEANQAAQASAEPKPQTPADIINSRGFWDDIPTAANQATPAQVAALRARQALAAATDPQPTASVTESFNRAMAYAPAASSPVDRANVVAASAPVPPRPARPARNAGTAATEINTVVAKGPQGGAQGQDSVVATSTRLAAAQGNSIWMRVVMLAPSASNAMSTTVLGDTEMTQMRSHFVKPQAAIAMTFSDDPMMGMTCDRFTGSATAQLPTQSFVMRTAALH; the protein is encoded by the coding sequence GTGCTGGTTGGTCTCGCGCGCCAATACAATTTGCTTGCTCTGCCAAAGGCCGGATATCGGATCGGCCTGACTTCGCTGTTGCTGCTCGCCGGAGCAGGCTCGGTGCATGACGCGACGGCGCTGAACGAAACCCGCACGCTCTCCTTCCACCACACCCATTCCGACGAAGACCTCACCGTCACCTTCAAGCGCGACGGCCGCTACGACGAAGAGGCACTGAAGAAGATCAATCACTTCCTCCGTGACTGGCGCAGCCAGGACTCCACCACGATGGATCGGCATCTGTTCGACATCATCTGGGAAGTCTACCGCGACGTCGACGGCAAGAAGCCGATCCAGATCATCTCCGCCTACCGCTCCCCCGCCACCAACGCCATGCTGCGCCGCCGTTCTTCCGGCGTGGCGCGCTTCAGCCAGCACATGCTCGGCCACGCGATGGACTTCTACATCCCGGACGTGCCGCTGGAGCAGATCCGCGCCGCGGGGCTCCGCCTGCAGCGCGGCGGCGTCGGCTTCTACCCGACCTCGGGATCGCCCTTCGTCCATCTCGACACCGGCAGCGTCCGCCACTGGCCGCGCATGACCCACGATCAACTCGCCAGGGTGTTCCCGGATGGACGTACCGTCCACCTGCCCTCCAATGGCGGTCCGATGAAGGGCTATGAGCTCGCCCGCGCCGACATCGAGCGCCGCGGAAATGGCAGCGACGCCGCCACCGTCGGCAAGATGCCGAACCTGTTCGCGGCGCTGTTCAAGGGCGGCAAGTCGAACGACGAGGATGACGAGGGCGCCAGCGTTCCCGCCAAGCCCGAGAAACCCGCTCCGGCCAGCGTGACGACTGCGAAATCCGCCGATCCGGTTCCGACGCCGCGCGCAAAGCCGGTCGGCTCGACCATTCAGCTAGCCTCGGCCGACGCACAGATCGTGTCGGCGGCCAAAGCCAAGCCCGAGTCCAGGCCTGAAGCGAACCAGGCTGCGCAGGCTTCCGCCGAGCCGAAGCCGCAGACGCCGGCCGATATCATCAATTCCCGCGGCTTCTGGGACGACATACCGACGGCGGCGAACCAGGCTACCCCAGCCCAGGTCGCAGCGCTGCGCGCACGCCAGGCGCTCGCCGCCGCCACCGATCCGCAGCCGACCGCCAGCGTCACCGAATCGTTCAACAGGGCGATGGCCTACGCGCCGGCCGCCTCCTCGCCGGTCGATCGCGCCAACGTCGTCGCCGCCTCCGCGCCGGTCCCGCCGCGTCCCGCCCGTCCGGCGCGCAATGCCGGCACCGCCGCGACCGAAATCAATACCGTGGTCGCCAAGGGACCGCAGGGTGGCGCGCAGGGTCAGGACAGCGTGGTTGCGACCTCGACCCGTCTCGCCGCCGCCCAAGGCAACAGCATCTGGATGCGGGTGGTAATGCTGGCGCCGAGCGCGAGCAATGCAATGTCGACGACCGTGCTCGGCGACACCGAGATGACCCAGATGCGCAGCCACTTCGTCAAGCCGCAGGCCGCGATCGCCATGACCTTCTCGGACGATCCGATGATGGGCATGACCTGCGATCGCTTCACGGGATCGGCGACCGCGCAACTGCCGACGCAGTCGTTCGTGATGCGCACCGCAGCGCTGCACTAG
- a CDS encoding DUF2312 domain-containing protein, whose translation MATSAAAVQDEPATKFAKDQLKAIIERIERLEEEKKTISDDIRDVYAEAKGNGFDVKALRTIVRMRKQDANERAEQETILETYMQALGML comes from the coding sequence ATGGCCACCTCCGCCGCCGCCGTCCAGGACGAGCCCGCGACAAAATTCGCCAAAGACCAGCTCAAGGCCATCATCGAGCGCATCGAGCGTCTGGAAGAAGAAAAGAAGACGATCTCCGACGACATCCGTGACGTCTATGCCGAAGCCAAGGGCAACGGTTTTGACGTCAAGGCGCTGCGCACCATCGTGCGGATGCGTAAGCAGGATGCCAATGAGCGCGCCGAGCAGGAAACCATTTTGGAGACCTACATGCAGGCGCTTGGGATGCTGTGA
- a CDS encoding DUF1244 domain-containing protein, which produces MTIDDKTRTELEAAVFRRLVSHLRARTDVQNIDLMNLAGFCRNCLSNWMKEEADAKGVAVSKDESREAVYGMPYEEWKAKHQGTATPEQLAAMKKAQSGH; this is translated from the coding sequence ATGACAATCGACGACAAAACCAGAACGGAACTGGAAGCCGCCGTTTTCCGGCGCCTGGTCAGCCACCTGCGCGCCCGGACCGACGTCCAGAACATCGATTTGATGAATCTGGCCGGCTTCTGCCGCAACTGCCTGTCCAACTGGATGAAGGAAGAGGCCGACGCCAAGGGGGTCGCCGTCAGCAAGGACGAGAGCCGCGAGGCGGTCTACGGCATGCCCTATGAGGAGTGGAAGGCGAAACATCAGGGTACTGCCACGCCCGAGCAGTTAGCGGCGATGAAGAAGGCCCAGAGCGGGCATTGA
- a CDS encoding DUF1036 domain-containing protein: protein MTGKDSRRLSPLPARMTAGLMPILALAAACLWNSPAAADFRLCNNTSSRVGIALGYKDAEGWTTEGWWNVSSRSCETLLRGTLVARYYYIYALDYDRGGEWSGQAFMCSRDKEFTIKGTENCLARGYDRTGFFEVDTGEQRAWTVQLTEANEQPAQRVPGIPGTMGPGGPGGVPGLSNPPSGPGLSPPAPAPKQ from the coding sequence ATGACCGGAAAAGATTCTCGCCGCTTGTCCCCCCTCCCCGCACGCATGACCGCCGGCCTGATGCCGATACTCGCGTTGGCGGCGGCTTGCCTGTGGAACAGTCCGGCGGCGGCCGATTTCCGGCTCTGCAACAACACTTCCAGCCGGGTCGGCATTGCGCTGGGCTACAAGGACGCCGAGGGCTGGACCACCGAAGGCTGGTGGAACGTATCATCGCGCAGTTGCGAGACGCTGCTGCGCGGAACTCTTGTCGCGCGTTACTATTACATCTACGCGCTCGACTATGACCGCGGCGGCGAATGGTCGGGACAGGCCTTCATGTGTTCGCGTGACAAGGAATTCACCATCAAGGGTACCGAGAATTGCCTGGCGCGCGGCTACGACCGCACCGGGTTCTTCGAGGTCGACACAGGCGAACAGCGAGCGTGGACCGTGCAACTGACCGAAGCCAACGAGCAACCCGCGCAGCGCGTGCCGGGAATTCCGGGAACAATGGGACCCGGCGGCCCCGGCGGGGTTCCCGGCCTGTCCAATCCGCCGAGCGGACCGGGTCTGTCGCCGCCAGCCCCGGCGCCCAAGCAATGA
- the pyk gene encoding pyruvate kinase — MRRLRRIKILATLGPASSDSAMIRKLFEAGADVFRINMSHTPHDKMRELVSTIRNVESSYGRPIGILVDLQGPKLRLGAFAEGSTQLKNGQSFVLDSDKTPGDNNRVQLPHPEILAALRPGHALLLDDGKVRLIAEETSPERAVTRVVIGGKMSDRKGVSLPDTDLPVSAMTPKDRADLEAALVTGVDWIALSFVQRAEDVNEAKRMIRGRAAVMAKIEKPQAIDRLAEIIDASDALMVARGDLGVELPLERVPSLQKQMTRMARRAGKPVVIATQMLESMIQAPVPTRAEVSDVATAVYEGADAIMLSAESAAGKFPVEAVSTMNRIGEEVERDPTYRTVLTAQRSEPENTVGDAIADAARQIAETLELSAIICWTSSGSTAIRVARERPKLPVVAITPNLATGRKLSVVWGVHCVVAEDAHDQDDMVDRAGSIAFRDGFAKAGQRVIIVAGVPLGIPGTTNMVRIANVEPEGAAEK, encoded by the coding sequence ATGAGACGGCTCCGTCGCATCAAGATTCTCGCAACCCTCGGCCCGGCATCGTCAGACAGCGCGATGATCCGGAAGCTGTTCGAGGCCGGTGCGGACGTATTCCGCATCAACATGAGCCACACGCCACACGACAAGATGCGCGAACTGGTCTCGACCATCCGCAATGTCGAGAGCAGCTACGGCCGCCCGATCGGCATCCTGGTCGACCTGCAGGGACCGAAGCTGCGGCTCGGCGCCTTCGCCGAAGGCTCGACCCAGCTCAAGAACGGCCAGAGCTTTGTGCTCGATTCCGACAAGACACCGGGCGACAACAACCGCGTGCAGTTGCCGCATCCGGAAATCCTCGCCGCCCTTCGGCCGGGCCATGCGCTGCTGCTCGACGACGGCAAGGTGCGCCTGATCGCCGAGGAAACCTCGCCCGAGCGCGCGGTGACGCGGGTGGTGATCGGCGGCAAGATGTCTGATCGCAAGGGCGTCAGCCTGCCCGATACGGATTTGCCGGTATCGGCGATGACGCCGAAGGATCGCGCCGACCTTGAAGCCGCACTTGTGACCGGGGTCGACTGGATCGCGCTCTCCTTCGTGCAGCGCGCCGAGGACGTCAACGAAGCCAAGCGGATGATTCGCGGCCGCGCCGCCGTGATGGCCAAGATCGAGAAGCCGCAGGCGATCGACCGGCTCGCCGAAATCATCGACGCTTCCGACGCGCTGATGGTGGCGCGCGGCGATCTCGGCGTCGAACTGCCGCTGGAGCGGGTGCCGAGCCTGCAGAAACAAATGACGCGGATGGCGCGCCGTGCCGGCAAGCCGGTGGTGATCGCGACGCAAATGCTTGAATCGATGATCCAGGCGCCGGTGCCGACGCGTGCGGAGGTCTCCGACGTCGCCACCGCCGTCTATGAAGGCGCCGACGCCATCATGCTGTCGGCGGAGTCCGCCGCCGGCAAATTCCCGGTCGAGGCGGTCTCGACCATGAATCGCATCGGCGAGGAAGTGGAGCGCGACCCGACCTATCGCACGGTGCTGACGGCGCAGCGCTCTGAACCGGAAAATACGGTCGGTGATGCGATTGCCGACGCCGCGCGGCAGATCGCCGAGACGCTGGAATTGTCGGCGATCATCTGCTGGACCTCGTCGGGCTCGACCGCGATCCGCGTGGCGCGCGAGCGGCCGAAGCTGCCGGTGGTGGCGATCACGCCTAACCTCGCGACGGGCCGCAAATTGTCCGTCGTCTGGGGCGTGCATTGCGTGGTGGCCGAAGACGCCCACGACCAGGACGACATGGTCGATCGCGCCGGCTCCATTGCTTTTCGTGACGGCTTCGCCAAGGCCGGCCAGCGCGTGATCATCGTCGCCGGCGTGCCGCTCGGCATCCCCGGCACCACCAACATGGTGCGCATCGCCAATGTCGAGCCGGAGGGCGCGGCGGAGAAGTGA
- a CDS encoding OsmC family protein, whose product MTTTSGSAKWQGGIKDGKGAISTKSGALNDYPYGFASRFEGKAGSNPEELIGAAHAACFTMALSLILGEAKLTAEHMETKADVTLEKQGDGFAITSVHLTLNAKIPGADKATFEGLAGKAKAGCPVSKLLNTKITLDATLQ is encoded by the coding sequence ATGACGACGACATCAGGATCCGCCAAATGGCAGGGCGGCATCAAGGACGGCAAGGGCGCGATTTCGACCAAGAGCGGCGCGCTGAACGATTATCCTTACGGCTTCGCCAGCCGCTTCGAGGGTAAGGCGGGCTCCAATCCGGAAGAATTGATCGGCGCCGCGCACGCCGCCTGCTTCACGATGGCGCTGTCGCTGATTTTGGGCGAAGCCAAGCTCACCGCCGAGCACATGGAAACCAAGGCCGACGTCACGCTGGAAAAGCAGGGCGATGGTTTTGCGATCACCTCGGTCCATCTGACGCTGAACGCGAAGATCCCGGGCGCGGACAAGGCGACGTTCGAGGGGCTTGCAGGCAAGGCCAAGGCCGGCTGCCCGGTGTCGAAACTGCTGAATACGAAAATCACGCTGGACGCGACGCTGCAGTAA
- a CDS encoding TetR/AcrR family transcriptional regulator — protein sequence MVYRRTHQVVKRLAARRSAILAAARDAAAEGGMAAVQIAPVAVRANVAAGTVYRYFPSKAELISELIAEVSRDELAAIRRAADAAPGPSSALAAAVTTVAVHVLSQRKLAWGILAEPVDVDVSVSRLASRREISGEIAARIDAAVRAGHLPAQDTALAATALLGALHESLVGPLAPENLDDSAKLRDAVQTVTLLALRAVGVMDARARGLVVQAVLPAKALVGA from the coding sequence ATGGTCTATCGGCGAACCCATCAGGTCGTAAAGCGGCTGGCGGCGCGGCGTAGCGCCATCCTGGCGGCGGCGCGGGACGCTGCGGCCGAGGGCGGCATGGCGGCGGTGCAAATCGCCCCGGTTGCGGTCCGCGCCAATGTCGCGGCCGGCACCGTCTACCGTTACTTCCCCTCCAAGGCTGAGCTGATTTCCGAACTGATCGCCGAAGTGTCGCGCGACGAACTGGCCGCGATCCGCCGCGCGGCGGATGCAGCTCCAGGGCCGTCCTCGGCGCTTGCCGCCGCCGTCACTACCGTTGCCGTGCATGTGCTGTCGCAGCGCAAGCTCGCCTGGGGCATTCTGGCCGAACCTGTCGATGTCGACGTCTCCGTGTCGCGGCTCGCCAGCCGCCGCGAAATCTCCGGCGAGATAGCCGCCAGAATCGACGCTGCGGTGCGCGCAGGCCATCTGCCGGCGCAGGATACGGCGCTCGCCGCGACTGCGCTGCTCGGCGCGCTGCATGAATCGCTGGTCGGCCCGCTGGCGCCCGAGAACCTGGACGATTCCGCGAAGCTGCGCGACGCCGTGCAAACGGTCACGTTGTTGGCGCTGCGCGCCGTCGGCGTGATGGATGCCCGCGCCCGCGGCCTCGTCGTGCAGGCGGTGCTGCCGGCGAAAGCGCTGGTCGGGGCTTAG
- a CDS encoding sialate O-acetylesterase, whose translation MRRKVAFLLGGVLIGTIGYKLVTPATPHTDFSAIEPPARNERPCGPISGRTAIIVVHGQSNAANFGSARHSAREAVDNFDPATGKCFAAVDPLLGTDGIGGSFATRLGDILIQAGRYDRVILVPLAKGGASLSFLNNEGAVLITNGISKLKAAGLTPTHILFQQGETDAVSTTTAEEYASLLHQLAKRFRAAGFDAPFYLSRSTKCNYVGLNNTAAVRAGQLSAVNEALNIRPGPDTDTIGNEGRSPDGCHMNEAGTLANAALWAAFIR comes from the coding sequence TTGCGGCGTAAAGTGGCGTTCCTGCTGGGTGGGGTGCTGATCGGCACGATCGGCTATAAGCTCGTGACCCCCGCCACTCCCCACACCGATTTTTCCGCAATTGAGCCGCCAGCACGAAACGAGCGGCCGTGCGGCCCCATATCCGGCAGGACAGCCATCATCGTCGTGCACGGCCAGAGCAACGCGGCCAACTTCGGAAGCGCGCGACACTCAGCGCGTGAAGCCGTCGACAATTTCGATCCCGCGACCGGCAAATGCTTCGCCGCAGTCGATCCCTTGCTCGGCACCGATGGCATCGGCGGGAGCTTTGCAACGCGTCTCGGCGACATCCTGATCCAGGCCGGACGCTACGATCGCGTGATTCTCGTCCCCCTTGCCAAGGGCGGCGCTTCGCTCTCTTTCCTGAACAACGAGGGAGCGGTTCTGATCACCAATGGCATCTCGAAGCTGAAGGCAGCCGGACTGACGCCGACGCATATTCTGTTTCAGCAGGGGGAAACGGATGCGGTATCGACGACGACTGCCGAAGAATATGCTTCGCTGTTGCATCAGTTGGCGAAGCGATTTCGCGCGGCCGGTTTCGATGCGCCTTTCTATCTGTCACGTAGCACAAAATGCAACTACGTTGGGCTGAACAACACCGCTGCGGTACGTGCCGGTCAACTATCCGCGGTCAATGAAGCCCTGAACATCCGCCCTGGGCCCGACACCGACACGATTGGAAATGAGGGCCGCAGTCCTGACGGCTGCCACATGAACGAGGCCGGCACGCTTGCGAATGCCGCCCTGTGGGCGGCGTTCATCCGATAG
- a CDS encoding glycosyltransferase family 87 protein encodes MAASHSTFKPAPEQTAIPAWLVRVCLVLAVANVSLCLSAYFSHWWVYDPNGLGIPTDFINVWAAGRLVLDGVPAQAYDWDIQKQVEVAKLGQGFVGYFAWHYPPPFLFVASMLAQLPYQVAFIGWVVVSFLPFLVAMRAIVGRNFGYLLALAIPMAFINALVGQNGFLTAALIGGTLYLIPMRPVLAGICLGLLTYKPQYGLLFPIMLIAAGHWRVFISAGVTAVVLATASWLAFGIESWLAFFHWMPKFSQAFLTEGKAPWWKMQSIFSLVRYFGGSEPLGWAFQWVLTASVAVVLALMWRSRVPYTLKAAALAAGALLTTPYLFMYDMMVLAIPIAFLVRIGLKTGFHTYELPVLGAVVALIGCYIFTGIPTGLGATLVLSTLILRRAGSWWQHEPAPKLVAAGA; translated from the coding sequence ATGGCCGCCTCTCACTCCACCTTCAAGCCCGCACCGGAGCAAACCGCAATTCCCGCGTGGCTCGTCAGGGTCTGCTTAGTGCTGGCGGTTGCGAACGTGAGCCTTTGCCTGTCGGCGTATTTCTCACACTGGTGGGTTTACGATCCGAACGGGCTCGGCATCCCGACCGATTTCATCAACGTCTGGGCGGCCGGCCGCCTGGTGCTCGATGGTGTCCCGGCTCAGGCCTATGACTGGGACATCCAGAAGCAGGTCGAGGTCGCAAAACTTGGCCAGGGTTTTGTCGGCTATTTTGCCTGGCACTATCCGCCGCCATTCCTGTTCGTCGCATCCATGCTGGCGCAGCTTCCCTATCAGGTCGCGTTTATCGGCTGGGTCGTGGTCAGCTTCCTGCCCTTCCTTGTCGCGATGCGCGCGATCGTCGGCCGCAACTTCGGCTATCTGCTTGCGCTCGCCATTCCGATGGCGTTCATCAATGCGCTGGTCGGGCAGAACGGATTCCTCACCGCGGCGCTGATCGGCGGCACGCTCTATCTGATTCCGATGCGGCCGGTACTGGCGGGCATCTGTCTCGGGCTTTTGACGTACAAGCCGCAATACGGGCTGCTGTTTCCCATCATGCTGATCGCAGCCGGGCATTGGCGCGTGTTCATCAGCGCCGGCGTAACGGCGGTGGTGCTGGCCACCGCTTCCTGGCTTGCCTTCGGTATCGAGAGCTGGCTGGCGTTCTTCCACTGGATGCCGAAATTCTCGCAAGCCTTCCTGACCGAAGGCAAGGCCCCATGGTGGAAGATGCAAAGTATCTTCTCGCTGGTGCGTTACTTCGGCGGCAGTGAGCCGCTTGGCTGGGCATTCCAGTGGGTTCTCACCGCCTCCGTGGCGGTGGTGCTGGCGCTGATGTGGCGAAGCCGCGTGCCCTACACGTTGAAGGCCGCAGCGCTCGCCGCCGGTGCGCTGCTGACCACGCCCTATCTGTTCATGTACGACATGATGGTGTTGGCGATCCCGATCGCCTTCCTGGTTCGCATCGGATTGAAGACCGGTTTTCACACCTACGAGCTTCCGGTGCTCGGCGCCGTCGTCGCTCTCATCGGCTGCTACATCTTCACGGGTATTCCGACCGGCCTTGGCGCCACGCTGGTCTTGTCCACGCTGATCCTGCGCCGCGCCGGATCGTGGTGGCAGCATGAGCCGGCGCCAAAACTCGTCGCGGCAGGGGCGTGA